A genomic region of Salvelinus alpinus chromosome 12, SLU_Salpinus.1, whole genome shotgun sequence contains the following coding sequences:
- the LOC139536239 gene encoding bridging integrator 2-like isoform X3 yields the protein MHETSKRMSQTLRDVYEPDWQGGEDLSVIMESEDLLWNDYEEKLTDQIVRTMENYTGQFHEVKERVAKRGRKLVDYDSSRHHLEALQNAKKKDDAKITKAEEEFNKAQSVFEEINKEMREELPVLYQSRIGCYVTVFQNISNLRDVFYKEMSVLNHELYSVMKKLETQHSGKAFIIKGLNSTKSKKRKSLVISAPIPCNTAFPSEHTALHASTAPENGKETSTQSIPEEPDAISGEADEGTGMADPSVFTSETSDFSDELSSNGTTTPNRRSAYDSDNGVGSDVASEGLSDLQEGGASEEQGLSQLQDYSAIEEQVQRSEVTSGGEVITSQKAVAESTESKVLHDTDQANLPEHGKAKAPPRPAPQLSLPHSERHSFPPAEASQVEVVEEKGASQALQAGDTESTGNDSDSQNSPGFIYKGVALEGHISEDGTLQYDVEDVILILADTEEKQEGMAKVVREKTCIEQGDLSE from the exons ATGCATGAGACTTCCAAGCGAATGTCCCAGACGTTAAGAGATGTCTATGAACCTGACTGGCAGGGAGGAGAGGACCTGTCTGTCATCATGGAG aGTGAGGACTTGCTGTGGAATGATTATGAAGAGAAACTAACAGACCAGATAGTTCGCACCATGGAGAATTATACTGGACAGTTTCATGAAGTCAAG GAACGAGTAGCCAAACGCGGTCGGAAGCTAGTAGACTACGATTCTTCACGCCACCACTTGGAGGCGCTGCAGAATGCCAAGAAGAAAGACGATGCAAAAATCACCAAG GCAGAGGAGGAGTTCAACAAAGCCCAGAGTGTGTTTGAGGAAATCAACAAAGAGATGAGGGAGGAGCTTCCTGTTCTCTATCAAAG CCGGATTGGATGCTACGTGACCGTCTTTCAAAACATTTCCAACCTGAGGGACGTCTTCTATAAGGAAATGAGTGTG CTGAACCATGAGCTTTACAGCGTGATGAAGAAGCTGGAGACTCAGCATTCAGGAAAAGCTTTTATCATCAAGGGCCTTAACAG CACCAAGTCCAAGAAGAGAAAATCTCTGGTCATCTCAGCGCCCATCCCCTGTAACACAGCCTTCCCCTCGGAACACACAGCTCTCCACGCATCCACAGCCCCGGAGAACGGCAAAGAGACCTCTACCCAGAGCATCCCTGAGGAGCCCGATGCCATCTCAGGAGAGGCTGATGAGGGCACTGGCATGGCGGACCCCAGCGTCTTCACCTCCGAAACGTCCGACTTCTCAGATGAGCTGAGCTCCAACGGCACCACTACACCCAACAGACGGTCGGCGTACGACAGCGACAACGGGGTCGGGAGTGACGTTGCTTCAGAGGGTCTGAGTGACCTCCAAGAGGGCGGTGCTTCGGAAGAGCAGGGCCTTAGCCAATTGCAGGACTACTCTGCCATAGAAGAGCAGGTTCAAAGGTCAGAGGTGACCTCTGGAGGTGAGGTCATTACCAGTCAGAAGGCTGTGGCTGAGTCCACAGAGAGCAAAGTCCTACATGACACTGACCAGGCTAATCTTCCAGAGCATGGCAAAGCCAAGGCTCCACCGCGTCCTGCGCCCCAACTTTCCTTACCCCACTCTGAGAGGCACTCCTTCCCCCCTGCAGAGGCCAGCCAAGTGGAGGTGGTGGAAGAGAAGGGAGCTTCCCAGGCGCTGCAGGCAGGTGACACAGAGAGCACTGGAAATGACTCGGACTCCCAGAATTCACCTGGTTTCATTTACAAG GGAGTGGCGCTCGAGGGTCACATTTCAGAAGACGGCACACTGCAGTATGACGTGGAAGACGTGATTCTTATCCTCGCCGACACAGAGGAgaag CAGGAAGGCATGGCCAAGGTGGTGAGGGAGAAGACGTGTATTGAGCAGGGAGATCTGTCAGAATGA